One window of the Cryptomeria japonica chromosome 7, Sugi_1.0, whole genome shotgun sequence genome contains the following:
- the LOC131856969 gene encoding uncharacterized protein LOC131856969, whose protein sequence is MGSEHKREWHHHLKSALWADWIIPKKVLKNSPYKLVYDKDVLFPVSLEIPALQLLKSIEVAENGPMEVRLVEIMELEEVREAAFSSLQNRQQTVKRWFDKKKSSDPGFKQGDLVLKYNERETKPSQHAKFDGFWEVPFHIINCKGFNAFDLEDM, encoded by the coding sequence ATGGGCTCTGAgcacaaaagggagtggcatcaccacttaAAGAGTGCATTGTGGGCAGATTGGATAATACCCAAGAAAGTCCTAAAGAATTCTCCATATAAGCTGGTCTATGACAAGGACGTATTGTTCCCTGTATCTTTGGAGATCCCTGCCTTACAATTGCTCAAATCTATCGAGGTGGCGGAAAATGGTCCCATGGAAGTAAGATTGGTAGAAATTATGGAATTAGAGGAAGTAAGGGAAGCAGCGTTTTCGTCCCTTCAAAATCGCCAACAAACtgtcaagaggtggtttgataagAAGAAAAGTTCTGACCCAGGTTTCAAACAAGGCGACCTTGTTTTGAAGTACAATGAGAGAGAAACCAAGCCCAGTCAACATGCCAAATTTGATGGTTTTTGGGAGGTGCCCTTCCACATTATAAATTGCAAAGGTTTCAATGCTTTTGATCTCGAAGATATGTAG